From a single Toxoplasma gondii ME49 chromosome II, whole genome shotgun sequence genomic region:
- a CDS encoding ribosomal RNA methyltransferase (FtsJ) family protein (encoded by transcript TGME49_220940) → MAALSSGSSPFVSIVSPLRRGVEEAAAVAKNGRSHSYGAVYVHPKSRPAFLPQAQPVGGDLQAKQRHWPFVEMRSFSWIDAAFLRWEEPRFLRSSIPNASSRCEVKARTMCGAAKCACRQPSAAARASRRLTSSSSVPPAFLHSNGPHFSHSVGSLSCRLCSLSTALSLPLSTLDAAAARASSCSSSSRSSSPGETTSSSFDACGCSSSLTASRACLVPGFAQNAAGASRVGCLDSRTGGGRRAYSGEPRIRNKNSSHTSEWIKRQITDRYVLRAQERNLRSRAAFKLEQLDDDFLFFRKNQVVVDLGAYPGGWSQVALDRIRAGGGEGRVIAVDPVAMDPLPHHTFIQGSVGQAGTLQALLEELGESKADVVLSDMAPACIGVKQDDHLNCAELCLFASDLMEQVLKLGGTFVTKMFMGSETNNFKVYLRTRFKKVSSAKPRACRQESREMYFVCQHFVGRDRLAEEVQLKGCFTGKEGFL, encoded by the exons ATGGCGGCACTGTCCTCTGGATCCTCGCCTTTCGTGAGTAtcgtttctccccttcgacgaggcgtcgaagaagcagccgcTGTGGCGAAGAACGGAAGAAGCCACAGCTACGgcgcggtgtatgtacacccgaagtCTCGGCCCGCGTTTCTTCCACAAGCACAGCCAGTGGGCGGCGACTTGCAGGCGAAACAGCGGCACTGGCCCTTCGTGGAGATGCGATCTTTCTCTTGGATAGACGCCGCTTTCTTGCGCTGGGAAGagcctcgtttccttcgctcgTCGATACCGAATGCCTCCTCAAGATGCGAAGTTAAAGCGAGGACGATGTGTGGAGCGGCAaagtgcgcatgcagacaaccCTCCGCGGCCGCTCGGGCGTCTAGACGCCtcacctcttcttcttctgtccctcCCGCCTTTCTGCACTCCAACGGGCCGCATTTCTCGCATTCCGTGGGCTCTTTATCttgtcgtctctgctctctttccaCTGCACTCTCCCTCCCACTCTCTACTCTGGACGCCGCTGCCGCCAGAgcgtcttcttgctcttcatCGTCGCGGTCGTCTTCCCCCGGTGAGACgacctcttcctctttcgacGCCTGCGgctgctcttcgtctctcaccGCTTCTCGCGCCTGCCTCGTCCCTGGATTCGCGCAGAACGCCGCCGGTGCGTCGCGTGTcgggtgtctagacagccGAACGGGCGGCGGAAGGCGGGCGTACTCTGGAGAGCCCCGCATCCGAAACAAAAACAGCAGCCACACGTCGGAGTGGATCAAACGGCAAATCACAGACAGATACGTCCTTCGCGCGCAAGAG CGGAACCTTCGCAGTCGAGCGGCGTTCAAGCTTGAGCAGCTCGATGACgactttctgtttttccgaAAAAACCAAGTTGTCGTGGATCTTGGCGCATATCCTGGAGGGTGGAGCCAAGTCGCTCTCGACCGCATTCGCGCGGGagggggagaagggagagtcATTGCTGTTGACCCCGTCGCCATGGATCCT ctgcCTCACCACACGTTCATCCAGGGCAGCGTCGGACAGGCTGGAACGCTGCAGGCGTTGCTTGAAGAGTTGGGAGAGTCGAAGGCAGACGTCGTCCTTAGCGACATGGCCCCTGCATGCATTGGAGTGAAGCAAGACGATCATCTAAACTGCGCAGAACTCTGTCTCTTTGCCTCCGATCTGATGGAGCAG GTGTTGAAGTTAGGCGGGACGTTCGTGACGAAGATGTTCATGGGCAGCGAGACGAACAACTTCAAAGTCTACTTGCGCACCCGGTTCAAGAAAGTCTCCTCTGCAAAGCCCAG AGCCTGTCGACAGGAATCGCGGGAAATGTATTTCGTCTGCCAACACTTCGTAGGGCGCGACCGTCTCGCCGAAGAAGTCCAACTCAAGGGCTGCTTCACCGGAAAAGAAGGCTTTCTGTGA